CTGGGGCAACATGATGCTATTGAGCATTAGATACCTGTCCTTTGTTCTGTTGGGGTTCTCAGTGGCCATGACCTTTGACACTGTCATGCAGCGATGCCAGAGGCACCTGCTGCCTGTCTGGCATGCAAATCAAACACCTTGAGTTATTTGGACATTTTATAATTAAATAGTTTAATTTTAAgctacatttgtatttttttgtgtggtCAAGACAGACTAAGTTTTGTACAGATCTATATGCGCTATCGAACTGATTTAAAATAATTTTATTTGTATGATTTCAATTTCATTGCAGTTCAGTTAATCATAATCAATAACGAATTGTAATGTGCTTATGATAACGCTTAGGCTGCTATTTATAGTTTTGCAAAGATTATTtgaattaaaaaaatacatttaattataGGCCTGACATTTGGTGCAGTAAATTGATGGATTTGCATGTAATCAAAAAAATAGTTTGATTTAGAAGCCTAAGttacttttttttgtatttaatgCACAGGACCGCGCGGACGGACTGACCGGTTCCTCGCCCAGCGGGCGACTGTCCCAACTCTCCTCGCTGAACCAGGCAGCTTACTCCTCGGCTCCACCGCTCTGCCACACACCGGCCTCTGACTTCCAACCTCCGTACTTCCCCCCTCCATACCCACAGTCTTCGCTCTCATACTCCCAGAGCCAGGACTCTGCATACTCTCACTTATCGGACCCCTACACCTCCATCAACTCCATCCATCAGCATCAGCAAGCGGCATGGCACTCGCAGAGGTCGCGAGCGGACGAGGGGGGGCTATTGTCACAGTCACACCGGGCTTTAAGCCTCGACCACCGTCGGGAGTACCCCGGTGTACCCCGGCTTCTCCACGGACTTGGGGAGGGTGCTGCAGCGCTAGGGGACGGGCCTCTTGGAATGCACATTGGACATCACGGACTGGAGGACATGCAGGTGGGTTTATTTGTGCGTGGACCTTTTTATTATTCCTTCTCCCGTTCACAAACACTATATTGGTCGTGCGTAAAAGTCCCCTTCCAGCGCATAGCCTAACCCACGCACCCATTATGTAGATCATTGCTACATTAGTTTACAATTTATTTTGTGGAAGAATCTATAAGAACTAGTGAATAATTGTGTGTATGGCAAGGATTCTCTTTTCTTTTGTTACTGTGACAGTCTACTTTTGTTGCGTATTTTCCACACTAGCTTTTTTTCTCCCAAAAGCTCCACCTTAGAAAAATACCTAATTGTTAATGCAGTTCATATAACATTTGGTGAAAAATTGCATATTTACCAACTGTTACACTAATACTTGTCTCGAAGTGGCCACCTGTCAAATGAAATGAACTTGCTCTTCGCCCTGATCTTATTGTGAGAGTATACGCACAGTTTAAACACATTATTTAGAGACCAATGGCATCTTTTTCCCCGTGGCAGTGTAAATAGGCTAGAGACTTGTCTAAGTGGTGATGATTGCGTTGATGGATACATGTAGGCCTAATCATGTTAAATGGAATTGGTCCACTAATTGCAGGGGCTCGCTTGTCTCGTTAGCTTAAAAATTATATTAGTTCAACCTAATCCCCAAAGTGTTGTTATGTTAAATATAGCGGGCAGAGATCAAACAAATATATCTGAAAGCTACTATCATTTACATTCTTAGACCTTGAAAACATTTGAGTGATATGTTTAACTATATTAGCCCATTTTGTGGGCGCAGTTCTTAAATAGATTATTTAGAAAATCAATTTCTTTCAGGTAAATTGAAATAGACATGGATATTGGAAATATCAACAAAATAGTACGATATCAATAAAATAATAGGTGCATTTATACTATTACCTCATAACTAATTTGTTTCTGATTTCAATGACATTGACAATGTATTAATTGCAGCGGGAAAATTAACAACATTGATGCTAATCTCCTGAAAAATGTACATAATAATATGAAATATTATATGTTGTAATTATTTCCTTCCTGAATAGTTTTGTTGTTCTTTGTGTGTCTAAATTCAAGCCTGACTTATTAGGCCTATAGGCTATCCTCTAACACACGAAGCAAGTCAACATTTCGTTGGTGCCTTTAGCCGGTATCCATTGAAGTCATGGGGAGAAGTGTTGAACATATGCATATGCATATGCATATGGTATGCATGCAATTTTAGCAAGAAGAATAGTTGAAACGTTGCTATGGATTTATTGAGTAGTCAACCACACACAAGCAGGTGCAGATTCAGACGCATTTGTTCAAAGCATCCTGCATCTCTGACACAATTCGGCGCAACCAATTTGATTCCCGTGGTCATTAATACAAAGAAACACTTACTCAAGCGGAAGGCATGGAGTCATCCAGAGCAtgtttgtgttaaacgctctctCTTGACGGAACCTTCTATTTGATTAATGGATTAAATTCGCAAGTTTGAGCCCCATATAAATCCGAGACGAAGAGCATCTCTCTCTGCAGATTTTTTTCTAACACTCCTCATTGACGCATGTAGAataacatagaaataccccacaAATGGCAAACACTTCAACGTTTAAAATGTTGAAATGTTTGTTGAATTTGTTATAGCGAATTAAATTGGTCACTTTTTTTTTGCAGTTCAATGATGATTCAATAAAGTGTCTTTGCTGAATAGACAAGTAGGCCTGATCCATCCATATAAAAATATGTAGGCTTAAGATAGATAATTACATGAAGATTTAGTAACTTGAAAATTGGGcacaatgattacatttctgaAAATGTCCGACGTCCATGAATTCACATCTGAAAAGGAGTGCGGTCGCAGGGTTCATCTCATGAAGGCTAATCGATTAGCCCCTTTTGTCATTTAAGTGAAAAACATACCCTACTTAGgctatagttttttttatttgcaacttttaatgtaaaaaaaaaaatacacacaacATAAAATGTGTAAAAGAGACATGGAATTGACAAAGTGATGATCATGCTCTCAACTCACAAACACAAAATGTCAGTTCTTTGTCTAGGTTTTCATAGAGTGAAGACCATGTTAAGCAGGGCCAACTTTTGTCTTCTTCTTTGTTCTCTGACCACACAACATTGTGTATTTGCACAGCCAATTTCAAGAAATAGTGAATTCTGTTTACTGCTTTTTCTTCCACCCCGTTCATAGAGATCACAGACACTGTAAGTGTATTAACCTGGCCTtgaataaaagcgtctgctaagtCTCATACACTGCATTATGATAAGGGCCCCACAATAACCACCTCAACATAGAATTAACCCCGGCTTCTCGGCCCTCTTCTGAGTCTAGTTTCCAACATGGATGCCCTAACAAACCACAATACTCTAGCAAATCTGCCAATCAACTGTTATAATTTTCTTACACTGTGACAAGAGCTAAATTATAGATTGCACTTGGCCCAGACTGGTTTTGAATTGGCTGGTGGGGGTAGTGAATAAATGATCTTGACTGGCCACTGTATCTACCCAACACAGGGAATGGAGGAGGGATCAGCCTTGGGCATCCTGGACCACTCCGTCATTAAGAAAGGTAAGGGAGGCagagctctctgtgtgtgtgtgtgtgtgtgtgtgtgcgcgcacccTTCCCTATAAACACCAACCACCCCtccagcatatatatatatatatatatacacacacacacacacacacacacacacacacacacacacacacacacacacacacacacacacacacacacacacacacacactataaataaTTCTGTTTTGCTATTTCATTTGAAGTCAAAAAGTTCTCTAATACTCGGCTGCAGACTTCACCCTAAAGGCAGTCATTCTTAATGAACTGTTCATGGTCAtatgagaggaagagggagagagcgagagcaggattagagcaaggaggagagaagagaagtgggGCAAGGAAAAGGGAGGGGAAAGAAGTGATAAAAGAGGAGTTCTGGAGAAATTCACAGCCGTGTGATCACTCTAATATTACCAATAGTAAGAACTAGGATTTTTCACAAGACACAGGGGCACGATTAACCAATTCAAGTTGAATTCCAAACAGCTTGAAATACTTAAATTCCAAATCCGCTTTCGTGACTACACCGGAGACATGACATCTATGCATGAGCGATGCTTAACATTTTGCAACCAACACTCATTTTCAAAAGGAATGACTATCATTCCAGTGATTTGCCGAGGTTGAGAGTGTATCAATTACAGTGCGTACTCATGGCCACGGATTTAAGAGCATAGAACAAACTCAAAGCCTACATGAATAAGCGGAtctgagagagcgagcgaaacagaacacagagagagacacacacacacagagaccttaAAGACCTCTACACTGCTCCGCGGCCGGGCCTGGCTGGCTCTgaatgggggatagagagagctCCCTTCTGTCCGGGAATCTGTGCCGCACAGTGGGGTGTCGCAAAGAGACGCACGCCGCCCacggagagagagtggagagaaaacATCACAGCGGCAGCTCTAGCACAGCTGACAGTAGGCACAGAGATAATAACTCCGCAACAGTATAGCTAGTCACTGGGAGGATGCACTGAGCCAAAGGGATAAGGGGGGAAGAGATGCAGAaacccacatgcacacacacacacacgggggcaGGAGAGGATACTAAGATACCATAGAAACACAGTAATGCACACTCAtacataataacacacacacacacactcacctaggGAAAGGGTTAATTCAATCCTCTCAGTTCAGCCTATAGGAGCCACACATTCTTTAGATCCCAGCCCACAGTCCTGGCATGAAAAGACGTGTGATTAGGGGGCTACATCAGCTCATTTCAAGAAAACAAATTAACGGTTTAAAAGATGATGTAACTTTTTTTTTACGTCGACATAAATCATTATTAGGAACTGAATGGCCGTTTAAATTGTAATAATTTTTCAGAATAATCCTCTCAAGTAACTGCAAATATTACCACGATGTCTAGATTTTAACGGTTCAAATGCTTTCTCAGCCACAATTCTATGATTGGCATTCATATGGTAGTGCTGCTTTGTCCCCAGTTTCTCCCAGTTTTTAAACCTGTAAAGAGGCAACTTAAATTCTAGCAACATTCAATACTTGAGAATGAAGTTCTTTAAGCTTAGCAGTCAGAGAAAAGTGACTGTGAAAGTAGTGAGGCGTGAATAAGATCTAAATGAGATGTGTTACTTAAAGAAACAGGGAACCCACCTGCTGTgaccaaaacaacaacagcaatagTGGTGCCAGAATTAGAGCTAGCAACACATGGGAAAACGTGCCACTGGATGTATTATCCATGTAATAAACACATTAGTTACATTACTTGTATATTAGAAAGGATTGTGGAAATATGATTTTTATTCACCTAAACTCTTTTTCTCCCTTCCTCAATACCCATctttctctatcatctctcttcctatcttgccaccccccccccctcttttccaccctctctctcacccttacacactttctctctctctctctctctttgtctctctctcgctcctctctccacAGTTCCCATCCCCTCCAAGCTGAACGGCTCGTCCCTGTCGGCTCTCCACCTCAGTAAGGATGGTCTAGGGATGGGTTCCGTGTCCAACCCGGGGGAGGTGTTCTGCTCCGTCCCCGGCCGCCTCTCCCTCCTCAGCTCCACTTCCAAGTACAAGGTCACCGTGGGAGAGGTGCAGCGACGGCTGGCCCCGCCCGAGTGCCTCAACGCTTCCCTGTTGGGCGGAGTCCTGCGCAGGTGAGAGGGTCGGAGTTTGGAGtaaggggtggggagagagaaacagtggagAGAGACACGGCTTCAAGGCTTCACACATGATTGTAAATCGAATAAGACAATTCTGAACAACAGATGTATTCATGTATTCTGGACAATAGAATACAATATTTGTCACCCCTTGATTGCTTAATGTATTCAGTGGAAAAAGTTCCGCTCCTCCACAGAGAATGTAATAATGCATATATTTTAAGACATTTTCAATTCCTCCCCCAAAAATATGCAATGAACCACATTTCCTGCTCAGTGTTCATACATTAGATTACAAtagtgcatatttcaaatcattGTCCTTCTACGAAGTGCTTTTGGCACCCATATCTAACAAAAAATGGAACGCAAAAGCAAAGGACCAAATTAAACCATCAAGTGGCAGCAGTACTAGACTATGGCCATGGGGAGTTTTGTGTGAAAGCAgcccagacagacaaacagacctaGGAGTGGGCAACCAGAGCCAAGGACAAGGCTCAGCAGTTTGTTACGTGGCCACACAGACAGGTCTTAAGCTGGtctctctggctcctctctcctccctcagggCAAAGTCAAAGAATGGTGGGCGCTGTCTGAGAGAGCGTCTGGAGAAGATTGGGCTCAATCTCCCCGCTGGGCGACGCAAGGCAGCCAACGTCACCCTCCTGACGGCTCTAGTGGAGGGTAAGAGGTCCACAGTAACTTGTACACATACTGACAGACACTCCTGGGTGAACACAACTCTCTAGGTAGAGGGCATATTCCCCAGTTATCGCTTAGTCAAATCTCAATTAAAATCTACTGCCACTGTAATTAACTGTTCAACCAAAATGTATTTGCACAATTAAATTGAATGAAAATTGGTAATAAATGAATAGTACCATGCAGTACCATAAACCAACGGTAAATCCAAACAAGAGCACCACGTAAAAAAACAGAGCTTTGCCTTATTTCCTGCCGAACCTCCACATTGACATCCGGCCATTCACTAGTCTTTTCTATCTCTTCCAGGTGAGGCAGTCCACCTGGCCCGTGACTTTGGGTATGTGTGCGAGACGGAGTTCCCTGCCAGAGCGACAGCAGAGTATCTATGTCGGCAGAGTGACCCCGAGCAGCTTCCCACACGACGCAGTATGCTGCTGGCCACCAAGTGAGTGTCTCGTGATCCATGTCTGGGCCTAATACAATCTTACAGTAGATACAGTCTCACTAATACTGAACCATCTCAAGTGTtgcatatacatatacagtggggcaaaaaagtatttagtcagccaccaattgtgcaagttctcccacttaaaaagatgagagaggcctgtaattttcatcataggtacacttcaactatgacagacaaaatgagagaaaaaaaatccagaaaatcacattgtaggatttttaatgaatttatttgcaaatttatg
This genomic window from Oncorhynchus clarkii lewisi isolate Uvic-CL-2024 chromosome 32, UVic_Ocla_1.0, whole genome shotgun sequence contains:
- the LOC139391882 gene encoding transcription factor AP-2-epsilon-like isoform X1, with the protein product MLWKSRTKTEPYCQDRADGLTGSSPSGRLSQLSSLNQAAYSSAPPLCHTPASDFQPPYFPPPYPQSSLSYSQSQDSAYSHLSDPYTSINSIHQHQQAAWHSQRSRADEGGLLSQSHRALSLDHRREYPGVPRLLHGLGEGAAALGDGPLGMHIGHHGLEDMQVGLFGMEEGSALGILDHSVIKKVPIPSKLNGSSLSALHLSKDGLGMGSVSNPGEVFCSVPGRLSLLSSTSKYKVTVGEVQRRLAPPECLNASLLGGVLRRAKSKNGGRCLRERLEKIGLNLPAGRRKAANVTLLTALVEGEAVHLARDFGYVCETEFPARATAEYLCRQSDPEQLPTRRSMLLATKEICKEFVDLMSQDRSPLGASRPNPCLEHGVQSNLTHFSLLTHGFGTPAICAALSAFQSYLVEAIKMLDKDQGGGKGHHEKEMKHRK
- the LOC139391882 gene encoding transcription factor AP-2-epsilon-like isoform X4, giving the protein MLVHTYSAMDRADGLTGSSPSGRLSQLSSLNQAAYSSAPPLCHTPASDFQPPYFPPPYPQSSLSYSQSQDSAYSHLSDPYTSINSIHQHQQAAWHSQRSRADEGGLLSQSHRALSLDHRREYPGVPRLLHGLGEGAAALGDGPLGMHIGHHGLEDMQGMEEGSALGILDHSVIKKVPIPSKLNGSSLSALHLSKDGLGMGSVSNPGEVFCSVPGRLSLLSSTSKYKVTVGEVQRRLAPPECLNASLLGGVLRRAKSKNGGRCLRERLEKIGLNLPAGRRKAANVTLLTALVEGEAVHLARDFGYVCETEFPARATAEYLCRQSDPEQLPTRRSMLLATKEICKEFVDLMSQDRSPLGASRPNPCLEHGVQSNLTHFSLLTHGFGTPAICAALSAFQSYLVEAIKMLDKDQGGGKGHHEKEMKHRK
- the LOC139391882 gene encoding transcription factor AP-2-epsilon-like isoform X3, which codes for MLVHTYSAMDRADGLTGSSPSGRLSQLSSLNQAAYSSAPPLCHTPASDFQPPYFPPPYPQSSLSYSQSQDSAYSHLSDPYTSINSIHQHQQAAWHSQRSRADEGGLLSQSHRALSLDHRREYPGVPRLLHGLGEGAAALGDGPLGMHIGHHGLEDMQVGLFGMEEGSALGILDHSVIKKVPIPSKLNGSSLSALHLSKDGLGMGSVSNPGEVFCSVPGRLSLLSSTSKYKVTVGEVQRRLAPPECLNASLLGGVLRRAKSKNGGRCLRERLEKIGLNLPAGRRKAANVTLLTALVEGEAVHLARDFGYVCETEFPARATAEYLCRQSDPEQLPTRRSMLLATKEICKEFVDLMSQDRSPLGASRPNPCLEHGVQSNLTHFSLLTHGFGTPAICAALSAFQSYLVEAIKMLDKDQGGGKGHHEKEMKHRK
- the LOC139391882 gene encoding transcription factor AP-2-epsilon-like isoform X2; this translates as MLWKSRTKTEPYCQDRADGLTGSSPSGRLSQLSSLNQAAYSSAPPLCHTPASDFQPPYFPPPYPQSSLSYSQSQDSAYSHLSDPYTSINSIHQHQQAAWHSQRSRADEGGLLSQSHRALSLDHRREYPGVPRLLHGLGEGAAALGDGPLGMHIGHHGLEDMQGMEEGSALGILDHSVIKKVPIPSKLNGSSLSALHLSKDGLGMGSVSNPGEVFCSVPGRLSLLSSTSKYKVTVGEVQRRLAPPECLNASLLGGVLRRAKSKNGGRCLRERLEKIGLNLPAGRRKAANVTLLTALVEGEAVHLARDFGYVCETEFPARATAEYLCRQSDPEQLPTRRSMLLATKEICKEFVDLMSQDRSPLGASRPNPCLEHGVQSNLTHFSLLTHGFGTPAICAALSAFQSYLVEAIKMLDKDQGGGKGHHEKEMKHRK